In one Aquabacterium sp. OR-4 genomic region, the following are encoded:
- a CDS encoding RNA methyltransferase: MRIADLLDQLRTLGAGPAHQQRVLRHWAQAASLDRGAHAPEHFYPKALLEALPGLRAALAGLARLHTSHPGDDGSARLLVALHDGQMVESVLLPVGAKGGGVCVSTQVGCAVGCRFCMTGQGGLVRQLGSAEIVAQVVLARQQRPALRHGVRRVVFMGMGEPAHNLDEVLDAIELLGTAGNIGHKELVFSTVGDARVFERLLGPQAGRVKPALALSLHTTKPALRAELLPRAPALTPAELVALGETYAQATGYPIQFQWTLLEGVNDGDDELEGIARLLAGKRAMMNLIPFNSVEGTGYRRPSWERAAEMARWLNRRGVLTRLRRSAGQDVDAGCGQLRARAERPARGQAGSARRVIGIAPAA, translated from the coding sequence ATGCGCATCGCCGACCTCCTCGACCAACTGCGCACGCTGGGCGCCGGCCCGGCCCACCAGCAGCGCGTCTTGCGCCACTGGGCCCAGGCGGCCAGCCTTGATCGCGGCGCCCACGCTCCCGAGCACTTCTACCCCAAGGCCTTGCTCGAGGCCCTGCCCGGCCTGCGCGCGGCGCTGGCCGGCCTGGCCCGGCTGCACACCAGCCACCCGGGCGACGATGGCTCGGCCCGCCTGCTGGTGGCCCTGCACGATGGCCAGATGGTGGAGAGCGTGCTGCTGCCGGTGGGCGCCAAGGGCGGTGGCGTGTGCGTGTCCACCCAGGTGGGCTGCGCGGTGGGCTGCCGCTTCTGCATGACCGGCCAGGGCGGCCTGGTGCGCCAGCTGGGCAGCGCCGAGATCGTGGCCCAGGTGGTGTTGGCGCGGCAGCAGCGGCCCGCGCTGCGGCACGGCGTGCGCCGGGTGGTGTTCATGGGCATGGGCGAGCCGGCGCACAACCTCGACGAGGTGCTGGACGCCATCGAGCTGCTGGGCACGGCCGGCAACATCGGCCACAAGGAGCTGGTGTTCTCCACCGTGGGCGATGCGCGGGTGTTCGAGCGCCTGCTGGGCCCGCAGGCGGGCCGGGTGAAGCCGGCGCTGGCGCTGTCGCTGCACACCACCAAGCCGGCCCTGCGCGCCGAGCTGCTGCCGCGCGCGCCGGCCCTCACGCCGGCCGAGCTGGTGGCCCTGGGCGAAACCTATGCCCAGGCCACCGGCTACCCGATCCAGTTTCAATGGACGCTGCTGGAAGGCGTGAACGACGGCGACGACGAGCTCGAAGGCATTGCCAGGCTGCTGGCCGGCAAGCGCGCGATGATGAACCTGATTCCGTTCAACAGCGTGGAAGGCACGGGCTACCGCCGCCCCAGCTGGGAGCGCGCCGCCGAGATGGCCCGCTGGCTCAACCGCCGCGGCGTGCTCACCCGCCTGCGCCGCTCGGCCGGGCAGGACGTGGACGCCGGCTGCGGCCAGCTGCGCGCCCGTGCCGAGCGGCCGGCGCGGGGCCAGGCGGGCAGCGCCCGGCGCGTGATCGGCATCGCGCCCGCCGCCTGA
- a CDS encoding hydrogenase maturation protease, whose translation MNPGHPPHPPHPGSGTRAATLVVGWGNRARGDDALGPLCLDALAAALPVALPALVAQVELLELHQLQPEQVLDLAGRARVLFIDCQIALDAPWSVRALLPQADASAFSHALSPAALLHIHRQVLGLTPPAATLLALRGTRFGLGEPPAAAALAALDAAVAWVLDWLQDAPLAA comes from the coding sequence ATGAACCCAGGCCACCCGCCCCACCCGCCCCACCCGGGCAGCGGCACACGCGCGGCCACGCTGGTGGTCGGCTGGGGCAACCGCGCCCGTGGCGACGATGCGCTGGGCCCGCTGTGCCTGGATGCCCTGGCCGCGGCGCTGCCGGTGGCGCTGCCGGCCCTGGTGGCGCAAGTCGAGCTGCTCGAGCTGCACCAGCTGCAGCCCGAGCAGGTGCTCGACCTGGCCGGCCGCGCGCGCGTGCTGTTCATCGACTGCCAGATCGCGCTGGACGCGCCCTGGTCCGTGCGCGCGCTGCTGCCGCAGGCCGATGCCAGCGCCTTCAGCCACGCGCTGTCGCCGGCCGCGCTGCTGCACATCCACCGCCAGGTGCTGGGCCTGACGCCGCCAGCGGCCACGCTGCTGGCCCTGCGCGGCACGCGGTTCGGCCTGGGTGAGCCGCCCGCAGCGGCGGCGCTGGCGGCGCTGGATGCCGCGGTGGCCTGGGTGCTGGACTGGCTGCAGGACGCGCCCTTGGCCGCCTAG